A single genomic interval of Lathyrus oleraceus cultivar Zhongwan6 chromosome 7, CAAS_Psat_ZW6_1.0, whole genome shotgun sequence harbors:
- the LOC127102977 gene encoding autophagy-related protein 18a — protein sequence MSHTSQTLMPLDSEEPPSSTPIPSPPNPSPNSTSTALHISFNQDSGCFAVGTDQGFRIYNCDPFREIFRRDFGHGGGISLVHMLFRSGMIISRSVLHQIETIANPKGLCEVSHHLETMVLACPGLQKGQIRVEHYASKRTKFILAHDSRIACFNITQDGLLLATASSKGTLIRIFNTLDGSLLQEVRRGADRAEIYSLAFSPTAQWLAVSSDKGTVHVFNLKVDSGLLGHERSHTTSESSPISPSAALSLSFIRGVLPKYFSSEWSVAQFRLQEGLQYNVAFGHQKNTIVILGMDGRIICQSKC from the exons ATGTCTCATACCTCTCAAACCCTAATGCCTCTTGATTCCGAAGAACCACCTTCGTCAACCCCAATTCCCTCTCCCCCTAATCCATCCCCAAATTCTACTTCCACCGCTCTTCATATCTCCTTCAACCAAGACTCCGGTTGTTTCGCCGTTGGCACCGATCAAGGCTTCCGAATCTATAATTGTGACCCCTTTCGTGAAATATTCCGACGTGATTTCGGTCACGGCGGAGGAATCAGTTTGGTTCACATGTTGTTTCGATCTGGGATGATCATCAGTCGCAGT GTTCTTCATCAAATTGAGACTATTGCGAACCCTAAGGGTCTCTGTGAGGTTTCACATCATTTGGAAACTATGGTGTTGGCTTGTCCTGGGTTGCAGAAAGGTCAGATTAGGGTTGAACATTATGCTTCCAAGAGAACTAAGTTCATCCTGGCACATGATTCTAGAATTGCTTGTTTCAATATAACCCAAGATGGACTTTTACTTGCTACTGCAAGCTCCAAGGGGACTCTCATTAGGATTTTCAATACCTTGGACGGTTCTTTGCTCCAAGAG GTACGAAGAGGTGCTGACCGAGCTGAGATATATAGCCTTGCCTTTTCTCCCACGGCTCAGTGGTTAGCTGTCTCGAGTGACAAGGGAACTGTTCATGTATTCAACCTGAAGGTTGATTCGGGATTGTTGGGGCACGAGAGATCACATACTACATCTGAGTCTAGTCCTATTAGTCCATCGGCAGCTTTGTCTCTCTCATTTATTAGAG GTGTATTGCCTAAGTATTTTAGCTCAGAATGGTCCGTGGCTCAATTTCGCTTGCAAGAAGGTTTACAGTATAATGTTGCCTTTGGCCATCAGAAAAATACAATTGTAATACTCGGCATGGATGGCAG